Part of the Arachis hypogaea cultivar Tifrunner chromosome 6, arahy.Tifrunner.gnm2.J5K5, whole genome shotgun sequence genome, GATGATGTCCGTTTTCTTCTGTATGTTTATCACCGAATGATGGTGAACTTGAATGAGCGGTCCTTATGGCATCTTGCGGTTCGTGGTGCCCTGTATTGCCGATGTTTTTGTGTGAACAATAATGATTATGCTGATTGGCCATCTCTGCCTCCTATCCCAGGTCTAGATAATGTTGACAAGAACCTTCTATGACAAAAACTACATGGATGCATGATATTCCCAGTTGCCTTTTATTTCCTGACATTGCCAACCTTAATTTCAAACATGATATCATTGATGCtatttaaattttacttactGTTGATGGAATAATTTGCCCGTTGAAATAACCATGATAGGTGAATATTGCACTTCCCATTATGGAGGACTTTCTGTTGCATCATCTACACAAACATGTTGATGCAAGTGGATTATTGTTTAGTGATGCTTTAGGTCAATTTATTGGATATAGACATATAATGTCTGGAATGCTTGTATGATTTGTTAATGATATTGACTGCTAAGCAACACAGTTTTTTATTCCCTTTTAGATACGCTGAAAGTTGATGGAAATGATCTGGAGGAAGAAATTCTTTCAGTAGTAGACATTCCCCGAGGAATGATGGGACGAGTTATTGGTAGAAGGGGGGCTACAATCTTGACAATTAAGGAGGGATGCAAGTACGAATTTTTCTGAGCGCTTTCCATTTCCTTGGTTTAGCAAATAATTTTTGTGGGTGAATTACTAAATACTTTGATTTTAAATGCATTTGTTCTTGCAGTGCGGAAATTGTCATTGGAGGTTCGAAGGGCCCACCTGACAAGGTTAGTATACTCGCCATTACAATTCTTAAACTCCAGTTCCCCAGTGCCTGGCTTTTTTCAATCCAGGGGTTGTTGATTTATTCATAGTCTATCTCTTATTTTTATGAATGATGAACATGATATTTGCCGAGATGTAGACGGTTTTTGAGTTTTGTTACGTACGTACCTGCTGTTGTTTTGCAGCTGATTTTTTTAatgacaaattaaaaattatattaccaATTTTCAATGTTGTTTGGTGTTTTATTATGTAGGTCTTCATCATTGGACCAGTGAAGCAGGTGTTGAAAGCTGCGGCATTGATTAGGGGTAGAATCATAGATATATAGTGAGGAAAATGCTATGGCTGCATCTCAATTCTGATACATACAATTTTTAGCCTATAGTGCGTCTTGGATTGAATTTCGGGGGTTGGAGTTGATCAAATACCTTCGACCCCCTGTCCCCTTCATCTGCCGGGGAGAAAGGATACAAAcattttgaaattttttcaatCACAGAACTGCCAAAAATTGTTTCATTTCTCTTCTCGTTTCACCAGATTCAAACTACTGTTTGACAGCTCTACTTAGCATTAATATAGTATATTCTAAAGAGCTTCgaacattaatttcaaaaaaaaaaaaaaaaaaacttgttttAAGAAAGAAGAATTCTTATAACACTCTTATAAACTTTCAATAGACTTTATATAGAAatactcaaataaatttctactTCATTCGAAGCTAAGAATTACTAACttcaaaacataataaaattgaCTTTTCTAAAAACTGATTCTAAACACAAAAGCaccccctatatatatatatagaataataataataataatactttttTGGTTGTAGTGGAAAGCCGAAGCCAATTCAACTGGTCTCTAATTTTAATGATAGCATCCGTTTTAGCTCAGACGATTACcagaaattagaagaaaaacaccCCTTACACAACTGTAGTTTGCTACAATGTAACATAAACGAACAGAAAAAAAAAGGACATGGGGAAAGAGAGAAAGGGAGGGGAGGAATTGTTAAGTTGATCTTCACGAATTTAAGgactaaaaaaaaaacagtaaccTAAAGTCGGAAGATAATATTTTACAACTCAAAGCAATACCACCAAATCTTTGGGCACTGCACGATGATGTTGCATCCGATCAGCGTGGGTGAAAAACACAATAGTAAATTCTTACCCTTTAGTAATCACAGCAGTGTGAGAAATAtacataaacaaaatacaaaaacccACAATGGCAAGAAGCTCAACAGTCTAGGTAATGCCGGCACACAAAGAATGAGTATATAATCAGAGAATTTTACTTCTGGAATCCACCAAATTGATATTGTTGGCTGCTAAGGCTTGAGAACATGTCATTTCCGGTTTCTGTCTGTGAAGGAGTGAATCCAGATCTACCAAGACCAGAACCTGAACCCATAGCTCTACCCATGTAAAATGAAGGTGGAGGGCCTTTCACCACTTCATCTGATCCATCACTTAATCCACCCACAATCCCAACATCTGCAAGATTTACTTTCTTGGCTGCAAAAACAATGGTAGACAAATAAAATTATGGAAACTACTCAATTGCTCAACCAATTGGTATATTACAGAAAGAAAACCAAAATGTGTATTCACAATGTTGCACAAACAGGAAGataaaaaacaataatatatTGAGATGATAAACTTACGGCCAGATATATTGAGATCAATCAGTCCACGGCTAAGTGAATCTGCCCAGATGCCAGATTTCACCTGGAATGGATCCTTTTTAGGTGAAACTTTAGAGTCTACTGAAGTTTTACCACTCATCTTATCATGGCTGATGTCACTGGCAACATTATTGGAGGTCTGTGAAGATGCTGAATCAGGTTGAGAAGTAAAATCACCAAAAACATCAGATCCATCAAAATTATTAAGTGGAATAGCAGCAAAGGGGTCGAAAGTGCTATTGTTCACAGGAGCAGAATTTCCTGACTTATTGTCAGGCTGCGCAACTGGTTCAGGAATGGCAAAGGGATCAAAAGTGCTATTATTCACAGGAGCAGAATTTCCTGCATCTGTATGCACAACTGGTTCAGAAACAGCAAAGGGATCAAAAGTGCTACTATTCGCTGAAGCAGAATTTCCTGACTTCTTGTCTGGCTGTGCAACTGGTTTAGGAATGGAAAACAAGTCAACTGTTGGTGTAACTGAAGGAATGGCTGGCTGTGATGCAAATAGATCCACTTCTTCCTATACATAAGTCAACACGgatatgaaaaaatagaaattattaaCTATGTGCCAAaagtaataaagaaaaaaattttcagcacATTGAAGTAAAATGTGCAAAAAAGAAGGCAAGGCACACATTATTCTCTCTCATCAGTTCTTCACAATCACACATTAAAGCTTTTAAGGAGTGCAATTTATCTAGATATGAATAAGAACATTCAGAATAATGTCAAAAATTGTGCATCAGTGTTAATGATGGCATATCCCACTCATTATTGGTTCCCCCTACCTGATCATTTCAGCAAGATAACTTGTACAGTTGAATATCATTAACATACTACTTCGGAAGATGAAATTGATATTGTAATTCATAATAAAGAACAGGTCAATAATGTTTATTTCAGTTAAATACTATTCAGTCAAACAATCCTAGTTGATAATGGAAGAGAGGTTCTGAGCTTAGGACCACTAATTAGTAGAGGTTCCTGCCTTTGAATCTGCAGGCAACTGCTGGTGCAGGCATGAGAAAACCAACTGCAGTTGTAAAGAGTGAAGAAATCTAACCTGAGGTTGAGAACTAGCTCCCTTGTCCACATTAGGTGGTGCCGATACAAATGAAGCATCTGCAAATAGATCAACCTCTGAAACACTATTAGCAGCAGCCTTTTCTGTAGAAACAGATGTTGGAGCATCCATGAAGTCACTGATTAAATCTTGTCCAAAGAGATCAACTTGATTAGAGCTTCCAGCCGAAGGCTCTGTTGGAATGAAAACCCAATATCATTGAcagattgagaagaagaataatTAAATGACTATTATTGTGGCAGATCTTGTCATCAAATGGATAGTTAAATTGATTATCGTATTTTCTGCCACTAGCTGCTCTGGGACTGGGTACACAGTTCAAGAATAAACAGATCATAATGAAAAAATAGGGATTATTTGAATAGAACTTTTACTGCACCATTTTTACATCATTTCCCTtttatgaaaatcaaacaagcaAGAAACAGACTCCAGCACACACTCTCCATCCTCCCCAACCCCGCGACCAGTTAAAAGGAAACAAAAACAGGAGAGGCAGTAAGAAAACTACGTCAAAATGGGGTAGGACTAGAACTGTCATTTTTCCAATCTAACAAGCTTCACCTATAGAGATAATCACTCTACCGGACCAGTCATTTTACTTGGAAAGCTTGTATTATCATATACATAACAGAAAAATGTGCATAATTTTAGTTTCATCCTAAATCTAAATTGAAGGAACAGGTTAATATCACTATTTAAATTAAATGAACAAAATCAGCAACTGGGATGCACTAGACTTTATGGGAATACTTACTAGCAGAAGTTCCTCTTGGATCAAAGTCGTCAAAGTCATCCTCGGTATTATTTGCAGGTGCACTTGAACTTTGAGAAGCAACTGAACTGTAATTATCTTGGGCATTAGTAGTAGATGACTTAGATACTCTGGATGGTGCATTCTCCTGACTTTTGCTGCAAGATAGAGATTCTGGAATTAGAATAGAGGAAATAGCATGTCCCTACGCAACCAAAAAACTGAGCAATTGATGCATGTAAGAGAAGGGAAATGGGATGAGCATCTCAACCATTGACCAAGAGTCCCATTTAAGAGAGTTCTCATTTCTCAAAAGTCAGAACAAGTTCGTTAAACTGGGAATAGAAATGCAAGGTCAAAGGCTTGAGTCTGGCTTTGATACAcaaacttatttatttgttttacaaTGGAAGTATTTGAGTCATAACCTGTATTATTAaaggtaaaaggtgataaaattttcCGAACACATCTAATACAAACCAACAAGTTTAGTTTGATGGGATTTAATATTCCTTTGGGATATTATCTGGCAAAATTTCTATTAGAACACTTCTAAAGAactgcaaaaaaaataaaataagaaaaacaaaaacattgAAGGAAAATAGTCAAAACCATACAAATTCCTTAGTGCAAGGAACTTAAACAATTCTAGATATTTCAGGCAGCAACTTAACATATAATAACTAAATATGAAGCATCAGAAAACAAAGTACAACAAAATATATGCCATAATGACTGAATTTACAAACTAAGTTCAGTATTTCCCCCAAATTCTAACTAGTACCTAGGGTTATGCCAATGTGTAGAGACAATAATATGGCATAAACATAAAGTACAGTTACAAGTAATTTACAGACGAGAATAGCAGTAAGATATGCCTCACCTGACAGAGTGTGCAGT contains:
- the LOC112755988 gene encoding clathrin interactor EPSIN 1, with protein sequence MDFMKVFDQTVREIKREVNLKVLKVPEIEQKVLDATDNEPWGPHGSALAEIALATKKFTECQMVMNVLWTRLAETGKDWRYVYKALAVIEYLVAHGSERAVDDIIEHTFQISALSSFEYVEPSGKDSGLNVRKKAETIVALLNNREKIQEVRNKAAANRDKYVGVSSSGITYKSGSTSFSSGSYQSSGKYSGFGSNDGDRFRDSYRDKGDYEEDKYTRRSRNIGDDEENSFKKGTAHSVSKSQENAPSRVSKSSTTNAQDNYSSVASQSSSAPANNTEDDFDDFDPRGTSAKPSAGSSNQVDLFGQDLISDFMDAPTSVSTEKAAANSVSEVDLFADASFVSAPPNVDKGASSQPQEEVDLFASQPAIPSVTPTVDLFSIPKPVAQPDKKSGNSASANSSTFDPFAVSEPVVHTDAGNSAPVNNSTFDPFAIPEPVAQPDNKSGNSAPVNNSTFDPFAAIPLNNFDGSDVFGDFTSQPDSASSQTSNNVASDISHDKMSGKTSVDSKVSPKKDPFQVKSGIWADSLSRGLIDLNISGPKKVNLADVGIVGGLSDGSDEVVKGPPPSFYMGRAMGSGSGLGRSGFTPSQTETGNDMFSSLSSQQYQFGGFQK